A region from the Synergistaceae bacterium genome encodes:
- the selA gene encoding L-seryl-tRNA(Sec) selenium transferase — protein sequence MDIILNSEWVKKWLDSLGRIRVKRIINQELSLIRQKILHDEEFIFSFDSFKDSCVNSFASALTPSLKRVINAAGVIIHTNLGRSLIAHEAVKSMSEIASSYSNLEYDLKQGARGQRNSHVEELLCALTGAESALVVNNNAGAVLLALSALAKNFDVIVSRGELVEIGGSFRIPDIMQLSGANLIETGTTNRTHLFDYERAITDNTKMLLKVHPSNFRIEGFTTAPERKELAKLAHEKNLIFMEDAGSGLMLDSEIINLPANSGEISIKSCLEQGADLVTFSGDKILGGPQIGGIVGKKNLVDKLKKYPLARALRVDKVTLAGFESTMRLYSRGLYDEIPTLKMLRLTPEFMRARADSLAERLAQKISANVRVIEIEDAAGGGSCPEIKLSGYGVAVKHKNFSAGYIQKLLRGLEVPILCGARDDELVLHVRTLQEGDEEIIINSLEGVLNV from the coding sequence ATGGATATAATATTAAATTCTGAATGGGTCAAAAAATGGCTGGATTCTCTCGGCAGAATCAGAGTCAAGCGCATAATCAATCAGGAATTATCACTAATTAGACAAAAAATTTTGCACGATGAAGAATTTATTTTCTCGTTTGACTCATTTAAGGACTCTTGCGTAAATTCGTTTGCCTCTGCACTGACTCCCAGTTTAAAGCGCGTAATCAATGCTGCAGGCGTAATAATTCATACAAATTTAGGCCGTTCATTAATTGCACATGAAGCAGTAAAATCTATGTCCGAAATCGCGTCAAGTTATTCAAATTTAGAATATGACCTGAAACAAGGTGCACGGGGTCAGAGAAATTCTCACGTTGAAGAGCTTTTATGCGCATTGACCGGAGCAGAGTCGGCACTCGTCGTAAATAATAATGCCGGGGCTGTCCTTCTTGCATTGAGCGCACTAGCAAAAAATTTTGATGTCATAGTCTCACGCGGAGAACTCGTCGAAATAGGCGGCTCATTTAGAATCCCTGATATTATGCAGTTAAGCGGCGCAAATTTAATCGAGACAGGAACAACAAATCGCACTCATTTATTTGACTACGAACGCGCAATCACTGACAACACAAAAATGTTATTGAAGGTTCACCCGTCAAATTTCAGGATAGAGGGATTTACTACAGCTCCCGAACGCAAAGAACTCGCAAAACTTGCACACGAGAAAAATTTAATCTTCATGGAAGATGCCGGAAGCGGGTTAATGCTTGATTCTGAAATAATAAATCTTCCTGCCAACAGCGGCGAAATAAGCATTAAATCATGTCTCGAACAGGGCGCAGATCTCGTAACATTTTCAGGCGATAAAATTTTAGGCGGACCACAAATCGGCGGCATTGTCGGAAAAAAGAATCTCGTTGACAAGCTCAAGAAATATCCTTTAGCGCGCGCATTAAGAGTCGATAAAGTTACGTTAGCAGGCTTTGAGTCAACTATGAGGCTTTATTCACGCGGATTATATGATGAGATTCCTACGTTGAAAATGTTGCGTTTGACTCCTGAATTTATGCGTGCAAGGGCTGACTCTCTCGCTGAAAGATTAGCGCAAAAAATTTCTGCAAATGTAAGAGTCATAGAAATCGAAGACGCTGCGGGCGGTGGGTCATGTCCTGAAATAAAATTATCCGGCTATGGAGTCGCAGTAAAGCATAAAAATTTTTCAGCCGGTTATATTCAAAAATTGCTGCGTGGTCTTGAAGTGCCGATTTTGTGCGGTGCCCGTGATGATGAGCTTGTCTTACACGTCAGAACATTGCAGGAAGGCGACGAGGAAATAATTATTAACTCGCTTGAAGGTGTATTAAATGTCTGA
- a CDS encoding BCCT family transporter — translation MSDNANKKSNSVYIISIVITFAIVAWGLFLPENFGNFANSLFGGLTKYFGWGYLLTMNSFVLFCICMAFSRFKHVRLGKPEDRPEHSNISWFAMLFSAGMGVGLVFYGAGEPLIHFGNTPFGAEPGSIQAARDAMQISFFHWGLHPWAGYAVIAMPMAYYQFRRNSPGLISSLFIPLVGQKAVDGFFGKFVDVLAIFATLAGITTSLGLGTLQLNSGLNEIMHIDKTTMIQVVIIIILAVLYTGSAVLGIDKGIKFVANLNLFICLLLMMGLFVLGPSLPIVESLMTGIGDFTSGLVKESFMMAPYGGKYADHLKNWTLYYWAWWIAWAPFVGSFVARISRGRTIAEFVAGVLIVPALGSFTWFAIFGTSALHLQLVKGIDIAAQVTKDISVGVFALYKYYPLGFIMSVIMLVLITTFFVTSANSATFVLSMYSNHGDLNPSKSKMGVWGVLMAALAIVLLMTGGLQNLQTISLTAAPPFAIIMVCACISLWKSLNKDEHEGKL, via the coding sequence ATGTCTGATAACGCAAATAAAAAAAGTAATTCCGTCTATATAATTTCTATCGTAATCACATTCGCAATAGTAGCATGGGGATTATTCCTCCCTGAGAACTTCGGAAATTTCGCTAATTCACTTTTCGGAGGCTTAACAAAATATTTCGGCTGGGGCTATTTATTGACGATGAACAGTTTTGTATTATTCTGCATATGTATGGCCTTCAGCAGATTTAAACACGTGAGACTCGGCAAACCTGAAGACAGACCGGAACACAGTAATATATCATGGTTTGCAATGTTATTTTCTGCGGGAATGGGAGTCGGACTCGTTTTTTATGGAGCTGGCGAACCTTTAATACATTTTGGGAACACACCTTTTGGAGCAGAACCCGGCAGCATTCAGGCAGCAAGAGACGCGATGCAGATTTCATTTTTTCACTGGGGGTTACATCCTTGGGCAGGTTATGCAGTTATAGCTATGCCGATGGCTTATTATCAATTCAGGCGTAATTCTCCAGGTTTAATAAGTTCCTTATTTATTCCGTTAGTGGGTCAGAAGGCTGTTGACGGCTTTTTTGGGAAATTTGTAGACGTTCTTGCAATTTTCGCGACACTTGCCGGGATTACTACATCATTAGGGCTTGGGACTCTGCAATTAAATAGCGGCTTGAATGAAATTATGCACATTGACAAAACTACGATGATTCAAGTTGTGATTATAATTATTCTCGCAGTCTTATATACAGGTTCGGCGGTGCTTGGAATCGACAAGGGCATAAAATTTGTAGCAAATCTGAATTTATTTATATGTCTTCTTTTAATGATGGGATTATTCGTATTAGGGCCTTCACTTCCCATCGTTGAATCTTTAATGACAGGGATCGGCGATTTCACAAGCGGACTCGTCAAAGAAAGTTTCATGATGGCACCTTACGGAGGCAAGTACGCAGACCATCTTAAAAATTGGACGCTTTATTATTGGGCGTGGTGGATTGCGTGGGCACCATTTGTCGGCTCATTTGTTGCGAGAATTTCAAGAGGCCGTACGATTGCGGAATTTGTTGCGGGAGTTCTTATTGTTCCTGCGTTAGGGAGCTTCACGTGGTTTGCAATTTTCGGAACGTCAGCACTTCATTTACAGTTAGTGAAGGGAATCGACATTGCAGCACAGGTTACAAAGGATATTTCAGTTGGAGTCTTCGCGTTATATAAATATTATCCGTTGGGCTTTATTATGTCAGTTATAATGCTAGTGTTGATAACTACATTTTTTGTAACGAGTGCTAATTCAGCTACATTTGTTCTCTCGATGTACTCGAATCACGGCGATTTGAATCCGTCGAAATCAAAAATGGGAGTCTGGGGCGTATTAATGGCCGCTTTAGCGATAGTTTTATTAATGACGGGAGGACTACAGAATTTGCAGACAATTTCATTAACGGCAGCACCTCCTTTTGCTATTATCATGGTGTGTGCGTGCATATCGTTATGGAAATCTCTCAACAAGGACGAGCACGAGGGTAAATTATGA
- a CDS encoding glycine/betaine/sarcosine/D-proline family reductase selenoprotein B, whose amino-acid sequence MKAIHYINQFFGQIGGEDKADQTPIFHDGLIGCSMMLNAMVKPEIEVTNTIVCGDNYITNHTEEALKEIFAFLDTKEFGIFFAGPAFMAGRYGVGCGIVCKAVKERYNVPVISSMNEENPGVEEYKSVAYIFKGGRKATFMKQDITPMAAFAKKIAKGEELLPAAQEGYFPRGVRSEIPEPNGVMAADRVIDMLLKKINGEPFQTELIIPAMEKIPPAEPVKDLSKATIALVSSSGVVPVDNPDRIQSASAQKWGKYDISKLDNLPEGVFKTIHAGFDPAAMCAVPDRGVPVDAMRYFEKQGKIGKLYDYFYVTVGTGTTQAFAAKFGKEIAQELHAANVDAVILTSTUGTCTRCGATMAKEIERSGIPVTVMCNLIDVAKTVGANRMVQTVSVPYPLGDPELSKEAEWQLRTSRVGAALDALATKVEEPTVFPSKF is encoded by the coding sequence ATGAAAGCTATTCACTATATAAATCAGTTTTTCGGCCAAATCGGCGGAGAAGATAAAGCAGACCAGACTCCGATTTTTCATGATGGTTTAATCGGCTGCTCTATGATGCTTAATGCGATGGTCAAGCCGGAAATCGAAGTTACGAACACAATCGTTTGCGGCGACAACTATATAACGAATCACACGGAAGAAGCCCTCAAAGAAATTTTTGCGTTCTTGGACACTAAAGAGTTCGGGATATTTTTTGCTGGGCCTGCGTTCATGGCCGGACGTTACGGCGTGGGTTGCGGTATTGTCTGCAAGGCCGTTAAAGAGCGTTATAATGTGCCTGTAATTAGTTCAATGAACGAAGAGAATCCCGGCGTTGAAGAGTATAAATCAGTCGCATACATTTTCAAGGGCGGACGCAAAGCAACTTTCATGAAGCAGGATATTACGCCTATGGCAGCATTTGCTAAGAAAATTGCAAAGGGTGAGGAATTATTACCGGCAGCTCAAGAAGGTTATTTCCCGCGTGGTGTTCGTTCAGAGATTCCCGAGCCAAACGGAGTAATGGCAGCTGATAGAGTTATTGATATGCTCCTGAAGAAAATTAACGGCGAACCCTTCCAGACAGAATTAATTATTCCTGCAATGGAAAAAATTCCGCCTGCAGAACCCGTTAAAGATCTCAGCAAAGCAACAATCGCTCTTGTATCATCAAGCGGAGTCGTTCCCGTTGACAACCCCGACAGAATCCAGAGTGCAAGCGCGCAGAAATGGGGCAAATATGACATCTCCAAACTTGATAATTTACCTGAAGGAGTCTTCAAGACCATTCACGCAGGATTTGACCCCGCAGCAATGTGCGCCGTACCTGATAGAGGCGTGCCCGTTGATGCAATGCGTTATTTCGAGAAGCAGGGCAAAATCGGAAAACTTTATGATTATTTCTATGTAACAGTAGGAACAGGAACAACACAGGCATTTGCGGCCAAGTTCGGAAAGGAAATCGCGCAGGAACTTCACGCAGCAAATGTTGACGCAGTAATATTAACTTCAACCTGAGGCACCTGTACGCGTTGCGGTGCAACGATGGCAAAAGAAATCGAGCGCAGTGGGATTCCTGTTACAGTTATGTGCAACTTAATCGATGTTGCAAAAACTGTCGGAGCTAATAGAATGGTACAAACCGTTTCAGTTCCTTATCCTTTGGGAGATCCTGAACTCAGCAAGGAAGCAGAGTGGCAGTTACGCACAAGCCGTGTAGGAGCAGCACTCGACGCACTTGCTACAAAAGTAGAAGAGCCGACAGTATTTCCGTCAAAGTTTTAA
- a CDS encoding glycine/sarcosine/betaine reductase component B subunit → MRLEIGAFHVKDIKFGGKTFYEAGVLTLNKDELLNVVKEDEHITTADLKIVHPGDNVILCPVKEAVEMRCKVSGGHGIFPGVLSEMEVAGSGRTHCLQDCSLIVVGEHAGGFQDGVIAMGGKYQHHTIFGDMPNLVLVADTDEDFERHEQQKKNHALRWAGMRLAEYIGQCVKDLEPENIEVYDLPSIPERSEEVKKLPGVLYVLQPQSQMETMGYNTLIYGWDANHILPTFMHPNELLDGCMVSGSFMPTSSKISTYEFAVNPMIKKLYEQHGKTINFLGVLMSTLNVKMDEKVRCVKMAGQIATSLGAVAAVVVEEGYGNPDVDYTAMMVELERLGIKTVGLSDECTGRDGASQPLVSMNPATNALVTTGNVSQMYEFPAGMEVIGELEALARDGNSGGWEGCIKPDGSFVMENNGMFCANHISGYSRRTCADF, encoded by the coding sequence ATGAGACTTGAAATAGGAGCATTCCACGTCAAGGATATTAAATTCGGCGGCAAAACTTTTTACGAGGCCGGAGTCTTGACGCTAAATAAAGACGAGCTTTTAAACGTTGTGAAAGAGGACGAGCACATCACTACGGCAGATCTCAAAATCGTACACCCCGGCGACAATGTTATATTATGCCCGGTCAAAGAAGCTGTCGAAATGCGCTGCAAAGTTTCGGGCGGACATGGAATTTTTCCCGGTGTCCTGTCAGAAATGGAAGTAGCAGGCTCAGGCAGAACACATTGTTTGCAGGACTGCTCATTAATAGTAGTCGGTGAACACGCGGGCGGTTTCCAAGACGGAGTTATCGCGATGGGCGGAAAATATCAGCATCATACAATTTTTGGAGATATGCCGAATCTAGTATTAGTTGCTGATACTGACGAAGATTTTGAGAGACACGAACAGCAGAAGAAAAATCATGCTCTCCGCTGGGCTGGAATGAGACTCGCTGAATATATCGGACAGTGCGTAAAAGATTTAGAGCCCGAAAATATCGAAGTCTATGACCTGCCTTCAATCCCTGAAAGAAGCGAAGAAGTAAAGAAACTTCCCGGTGTTCTCTATGTTTTACAGCCGCAGAGTCAAATGGAGACAATGGGCTACAATACGTTAATATATGGCTGGGACGCAAATCACATTTTGCCGACCTTTATGCACCCGAATGAATTATTAGACGGCTGCATGGTGTCAGGTTCATTTATGCCGACATCATCAAAAATTTCTACGTATGAATTTGCAGTCAATCCAATGATCAAGAAATTATATGAGCAGCACGGAAAAACAATTAATTTCTTGGGCGTTCTTATGTCAACCCTTAATGTAAAAATGGACGAGAAAGTCCGCTGCGTAAAAATGGCCGGACAGATCGCAACAAGTTTAGGCGCAGTAGCAGCAGTTGTCGTTGAAGAAGGCTACGGAAATCCCGACGTTGATTATACTGCCATGATGGTAGAGCTTGAGAGACTCGGAATTAAGACGGTCGGACTCTCTGACGAATGCACCGGACGCGACGGAGCTTCACAACCGTTAGTGTCAATGAATCCTGCAACAAATGCGCTTGTAACAACCGGCAACGTTTCGCAAATGTACGAATTTCCCGCAGGTATGGAAGTAATCGGCGAGCTTGAAGCACTTGCACGCGACGGAAATTCAGGCGGCTGGGAAGGCTGCATTAAACCGGACGGATCGTTTGTAATGGAAAATAACGGCATGTTCTGTGCAAACCACATCAGCGGCTATTCCCGCAGAACGTGTGCAGATTTCTAA